One part of the Salvelinus sp. IW2-2015 linkage group LG28, ASM291031v2, whole genome shotgun sequence genome encodes these proteins:
- the LOC111954186 gene encoding DNA-binding protein inhibitor ID-2, whose product MHNILSHSTVVMKAISPERSMRNNISNSSEHTLGISRSKSPMDDPLSLLYNMNDCYTMLKELVPSLPQNGNVSKIEILQHVIDYILDLQIALDSSSSLSSCQHQQQRLGQGQAASPRNPLATINSDISLITFQSTDHFPKGTETHDS is encoded by the exons atgcATAATATCTTATCACACTCAACTGTCGTCATGAAAGCAATAAGTCCGGAGCGGTCTATGAGGAACAACATCTCCAACTCGTCGGAACATACCCTCGGCATCTCCCGGAGCAAGAGCCCGATGGATGACCCTCTGAGTCTGCTGTACAATATGAACGACTGCTACACAATGCTGAAGGAACTCGTGCCCAGCCTCCCACAGAACGGGAACGTCAGTAAAATTGAGATATTGCAGCATGTTATAGACTATATCTTGGACCTTCAGATTGCACTGGACTCTAGCTCGTCCCTCTCCAGCTGCCAACATCAGCAGCAGCGACTGGGACAGGGACAGGCAGCATCACCCAGGAATCCCCTAGCAACCATCAACTCAGACATCAGCCTCATCACCTTTCAG TCAACTGACCACTTCCCCAAAGGGACAGAGACTCATGACAGCTAA